In Arthrobacter sp. Marseille-P9274, the sequence CCTGGTGGCACGAGGACAACCCGCTCAACCTGCTGCACGGCAGCCTCACCCCGGCCCGGATGGAGTATTTCCGGGGCGCGCTGCGGGACCGGCTCGGCGGCCGGGTGGCCGGGCTGAAGGCACTGGATATCGGCTGCGGCGCCGGCCTGCTGGCCGAGGAGTTCGCGCGGCTCGGCTGCGAGGTGACCGGCGTCGACCCATCGGAACCCGCGTTGGCGGCCGCCCGGCGGCACGCCGCGGACGGCGGCCCGGCGATCCGCTACCTGGCCGGCAGCGGCGAGGAACTGCCGCTCGCGGACGCAAGCTTCGACGTCGTTCTCTGCTGTGATGTGCTGGAACACGTCACCGATCTGCCGCGGGTCATCGCGGAGACCGCACGGGTCATGAAGCCGGGCAGCCTGTACCTCTTCGACACGATAAACCGGACGGCCGCCAGCTGGCTGCTGGCCATCAAAATCCTGCAGGACTGGCCGCCCACCAGGATCATCGACGCGCAGCTGCACAGCTGGGACATGTTCATCAAGCCGCGCGAGCTCGCGCGCCTGCTGCAGCGCAACGGGCTGGAGCCGGGCGGATTGGCCGGCCTGGCCCCGCGGGCGAACCCGCTGGCCGCCCTCTCGGCCCTCCGCGCTGCCCGCCGCGGCCGGATCAGCTACGGGGAACTCGGCCGCCGGCTGGACTTCGGCCAGGTCCGCTCGACTGCGCTGTCCTACATGGGCTACGCCATCAAGGCCGCCGAGCTGGGCTGAACCGAAAGAACCGGCTGAGCGGGCCTTTCGTTGCGTAACGTCCGGTCACAAGCCGTCATTGCGACGTCATGTCCGGCCGCGGAAAAGTCATATGAATTCACCGCGCTCCACAAAGATTCCGGCCTCCGCCACGGGTGCGTAGATTCTTCCGTACCTCCTGCGGGACGAGTGTTAGAACCACTGTTCCCGCCGGAATTGAACTGCCGCGAGGCGTGAGAAGCCTCGTTGAACACTAGCCGGTGATTGCAGTGCCCGAGTCTTCGGGCGCGTCCGGTGCCGTGTGCAACGGGCCGAACGGAAGACCGGAACATGAACCATCGCAACGCCCCTTGGGCGCCCACGGCCGCAGCCGCCGTCGTGCTTCTGGCGCTGACCGGATGCGGCGGCAGCGCCAGTGCGCAGCCGGCAGACGACACCTTCGTTTTCGCGACGGGCAAGGACATTTCCTGCCTGGACCCGCACGTGAACGGCGACATGCCGCAGGCCTCGATCGCCGCCAACTACCTCGACTCGCTGGTCTCGCAGGACAAAGACGGCAAGATCCACCCGTGGCTGGCCGAGTCGTGGGAAGTCTCGGAGGACGGGCTGACCTACACCTTCAAGGTCCGCGACGATGTCACCTTCACGGACGGCACCAGGTTCACCGCCGAGGCGGTCAAGGCGAACCTGGACCACATGGTGGATCCGGACACGCAGTCCGGCACGGCCGGCGGCTACCTCAAGCCGTACAAGAGCACCGAGGTGGTTGATGACACCACGGCCGTGGTCACGCTGAACCGCCCGTACGCGGCGTTCCTTGAGGTGCTGGCCCAGCCGTTCCTCGGCATCGAATCGCCGACGGCGCTGAAGCGGCCGCAGGCGGAGAACTGCAACTCGCCGGTTGGGACGGGTCCCTACAAAATCGTGGACTACGTTCCGCAGTCCAAGGTCTCGCTGGTGCGCAACGACGACTACAACTCGGCGCCGCCGTTCGCGCAGCACCAGGGGCCGGCGCACATCAAGAACCTCGAATGGCAGATCGTGCCGGAGGATTCCACCCGCTACGGGCTGCTCCGCGCCGGCCAGGTGGACGCGCTGGACCTGATGCCGTCGGTCCACTTCGCCGAGGCGGAGGCGGACAAGAACGTCGCGCTGGTGCTGCAGGACCGGCCGGGCAACCCGACCAACCTGATGCTCAACACCACGCGGGCACCGTTCGACGACCTCCGCGTGCGCCAGGCGTTCCTGCGCAGCGTGTACGTGGAGGCCGGAATCAACAGCGTCTACTTCGGCACGGTGACCCAGGCCGGCGGCCCGCTGGCCAGCACCACCAAGTTCTATTCACCGGACTTCGAGGACGCGTACCAGCCGGATCCCGCGAACGCGGCCAAGCTCCTCGACGAAGCGGGCTGGACGGGGCGTGACAAGGACGGCTACCGCACCAAGGACGGCAAGCGGTTGGTGGTGCACTTCCCGTATACGCCGGCCGTCTGGCCGACCGCCCACCAGGCCCTAGTGACCCAGCTGCAGGCCAGCGCGAAGCAGGCCGGGTTCGACGTGCGGATCGAGACGGGCGACTCCGCCTCCGTGAGCGAGCAGGGCAACAACTTCGACTACGACCTGCGCTCCGACTACTGGAACACCAACACTGCGGACGTGCTGCGGATCGTCTTCTCCTCCGAGTACACCGAGTCCGCCGGCTTCGTGCCGAACGGGTCCGGCTTCCGGAACAAGGAATTCGACAAGATCGTCAACGACGCTTTGGCCACCGACGATCCGGCAGTGCGCGAAAAGCTCTACTA encodes:
- the ubiG gene encoding bifunctional 2-polyprenyl-6-hydroxyphenol methylase/3-demethylubiquinol 3-O-methyltransferase UbiG gives rise to the protein MPIDNELYDRLGGSWWHEDNPLNLLHGSLTPARMEYFRGALRDRLGGRVAGLKALDIGCGAGLLAEEFARLGCEVTGVDPSEPALAAARRHAADGGPAIRYLAGSGEELPLADASFDVVLCCDVLEHVTDLPRVIAETARVMKPGSLYLFDTINRTAASWLLAIKILQDWPPTRIIDAQLHSWDMFIKPRELARLLQRNGLEPGGLAGLAPRANPLAALSALRAARRGRISYGELGRRLDFGQVRSTALSYMGYAIKAAELG
- a CDS encoding ABC transporter substrate-binding protein encodes the protein MNHRNAPWAPTAAAAVVLLALTGCGGSASAQPADDTFVFATGKDISCLDPHVNGDMPQASIAANYLDSLVSQDKDGKIHPWLAESWEVSEDGLTYTFKVRDDVTFTDGTRFTAEAVKANLDHMVDPDTQSGTAGGYLKPYKSTEVVDDTTAVVTLNRPYAAFLEVLAQPFLGIESPTALKRPQAENCNSPVGTGPYKIVDYVPQSKVSLVRNDDYNSAPPFAQHQGPAHIKNLEWQIVPEDSTRYGLLRAGQVDALDLMPSVHFAEAEADKNVALVLQDRPGNPTNLMLNTTRAPFDDLRVRQAFLRSVYVEAGINSVYFGTVTQAGGPLASTTKFYSPDFEDAYQPDPANAAKLLDEAGWTGRDKDGYRTKDGKRLVVHFPYTPAVWPTAHQALVTQLQASAKQAGFDVRIETGDSASVSEQGNNFDYDLRSDYWNTNTADVLRIVFSSEYTESAGFVPNGSGFRNKEFDKIVNDALATDDPAVREKLYYEAQQIVSRNALQLPLYNQASQLAVRTDRFANLTLEPSLSLPYIYDVSAVKQS